In Leptospirillum ferriphilum, a genomic segment contains:
- a CDS encoding TolC family protein codes for MIGRMGRKWKASFVFVSTSVLVILGVSDGFGGALDSGDIPVTRAEILQQALDNNPGIIVQTNRLAASTEEVGIRRATYYPQITLNLAQLYLNTPVLGISFPNEQPLAPEAILPTFTQELFEFGRRRNQVKAAVLKKEARRWMLQEARLGVLWKAAMAFDQLAMYQHLLQAAVESERAARKHLDRTRLRLEKGLAIFPDLTQAKVYWQKSRLQVVQIRNSLHKAQADLVYVTGHKKFRPFRAVESTRPELLPENPDVLVDSAMRQRPLLVSLRRKDREKNALVNREFDAHLPKLDLFANGLIVYGLPSAVTLAPQSSGLFFPGFQTGVVLSVPIFSGMSVVHRTEEARSVYRREVADTRLAEIRVARNVRKAWFDLETQKKKIDLDRTELENATINREMIQRSYDKGLVDSVTRIQAQAEYVTAHETLIADRFRLRMILDELEWQVGEWPPDVSGTSK; via the coding sequence GTGATCGGTAGGATGGGAAGAAAATGGAAGGCTTCCTTTGTTTTTGTCTCGACCTCCGTGCTTGTCATTCTTGGGGTCTCAGACGGCTTCGGCGGGGCGTTGGATTCCGGAGATATTCCTGTGACAAGAGCGGAAATCCTCCAACAGGCACTGGACAACAATCCCGGTATTATCGTCCAGACCAACCGTTTGGCGGCTTCAACGGAAGAAGTGGGAATCCGGAGAGCAACGTACTATCCCCAGATCACCCTGAATCTGGCCCAGCTTTACTTGAATACGCCTGTTCTGGGGATTTCGTTCCCGAACGAGCAGCCCTTGGCTCCGGAAGCCATTCTTCCGACGTTTACACAGGAGCTTTTCGAGTTCGGCCGTCGTCGCAATCAGGTAAAAGCCGCTGTTCTTAAAAAGGAAGCTCGCCGCTGGATGCTGCAAGAAGCCCGTCTTGGCGTCCTCTGGAAAGCCGCTATGGCCTTCGATCAGCTGGCAATGTACCAGCATCTTCTTCAAGCGGCCGTGGAAAGCGAGCGGGCAGCCAGAAAACATCTTGACCGAACCCGTCTTCGGCTTGAAAAAGGTCTGGCCATTTTCCCGGATCTGACACAGGCAAAAGTCTATTGGCAGAAATCCCGTCTCCAGGTCGTGCAGATCAGAAACTCTCTTCATAAGGCTCAGGCGGATCTTGTTTATGTGACCGGCCATAAAAAATTCCGGCCCTTCAGGGCCGTGGAGTCAACACGTCCCGAACTGCTGCCAGAAAACCCGGATGTCCTTGTCGATTCGGCCATGCGCCAGAGGCCGTTGCTGGTGTCTCTGCGAAGGAAAGACAGGGAAAAAAACGCGCTGGTCAACCGGGAATTCGATGCTCATCTTCCCAAACTCGACCTCTTTGCCAACGGTCTTATTGTCTACGGTCTTCCGTCGGCGGTCACACTTGCTCCGCAATCGAGTGGCCTGTTTTTTCCGGGGTTTCAGACAGGGGTTGTCCTGTCTGTCCCGATTTTTAGTGGAATGAGTGTGGTGCACAGAACAGAGGAGGCCCGTTCCGTTTATAGGAGGGAAGTTGCGGACACGCGTCTGGCGGAAATCCGGGTGGCACGGAATGTTCGAAAAGCATGGTTTGATCTTGAAACCCAAAAAAAGAAAATCGACCTGGACCGGACGGAGCTGGAAAACGCGACCATCAACCGGGAGATGATTCAACGAAGTTACGACAAGGGGCTTGTCGACAGTGTGACCCGCATACAGGCCCAGGCCGAATATGTGACGGCTCACGAAACGCTCATTGCGGATCGTTTTCGTCTGCGGATGATTCTGGACGAGCTCGAGTGGCAAGTTGGTGAATGGCCCCCAGACGTGAGTGGCACGTCAAAATAG